The following is a genomic window from Bacillota bacterium.
TCGATGGCCACGACGCGCGCGCTGCGCAGCTCCGCGGCCGGCACACCCACGCCGCGGGCCTGCCACGCCCATATTCCGTAGGCGATCAGCACGGCGAGGACGAACAATACGAAAAGAACGAGCCGCCCGTCAATGGCGATGAAGACCACTCTGCCCCGCATCCCTGCCGCACCCGCCTCGCGCCCCCTCCGGGCGCCGGCACGTTTTCATCGCCAAACGTATTCTGCCGCCGCCGTGCCTATGCGCCCGCCCTGACCGCCTCCATGACCCGGTAGCCGCTGCCTTTGGCCACCTCCGTCACGTTGCCGAACACCTCTGCGATCTTTTTCGCCAAGCTCTTCGCGCCCTGGCTCGTGCGCGCCACCATCAGCAGGCGCCCGCCCGGTTCCAGCCGGGCATACGCTTCGTCCACCCACGGGTAAATGACCCGCTTGCCGGCGCGAATGGGCGGATTGGAGGCGATGAGGGCAAAGCGCACGTCGCCCACGGCGGCGTAGCCGTCGCTCACCAGCACCTGCGCGTTGCGCACGCCGTTGCGGGCCAGATTCTTGCGCGCCAGCTCCACCGCCCGTTCGTTGACGTCCACCATCAGCACTTGCGCCTGCGGCGACTCGGCCGCGATGACGAGGCCGATAGCTCCGTAGCCGCAGCCCAGATCGAGCGCCCAGCCGGTCACGGGCAAGGGCAGGTGCTCGATGAGCAGCCGCGTGCCGGGGTCGACGCGGCCCTTGGAGAAGACGCCGGCGTCGGTCAGGAACACGTACCGGCGTCCCCGCAGCTCGATGGCCACTTCCCTCGGCCGGTGAGGCGCTTGCGGCTTGGCGGTATAATAATGTTCCGTCATCGGTGCAACATACACTCCCGGCGAAAGCAGAAATCAGCCGAAGCGCGCGGGATCGAACGGATCGCCCGGCGGCATGAGCTTGCCCTCGATCATGTCAGCGATGCGCTGCGCCGTGGCGGGCGCCAGCGGCAGGCCCGCCGTGCTGTGGCCTGACGCCACGTACGCGTTGTCCCAGCCCGGAACAGGCCCGATGACGGGCAAACCGTCGGGCGTCACCGGACGCATGCCGACCCACGGGACCGCCTCGGCCTGTCCGTCGAAATCCGGCAGGTACCGCGGTATCTTTTTTTGGAACGCCGCGATGCGCTGCCGGTCCAGCACCAGGTTGACGCCGGAAAACTCGATGGTACCGGCAAAGCGCGTGCCCCGCTTCAGCGGCGTGCAGGCGATTTTCGCGTCGGCCAGGAATACTGCCGACCGCAAGCTCGGATTGGGCTGCGAGAACTGCAGGCTGTACCCTTTGCCCGCCTGCAACGGCAAGCGGTAGCCCAGCGGCTTGACCACCCGCGCCGCCCACGCGCCGGCGGCGATGACTACGTCGTCGCAGGCCCACGTGCCCGCGCTGGTCTGCACGCCCAGCACGCGCGAACCGCCCCGCTCGAACCCGGTCACTTCCGTCCGCCACGCAAGCGGCACGCCTTCGGCCGCCAACCGCTGCGCCAACGCGTTCAGCAACGTCCACGGGTCGACGTGCCGCGCTTGCCGGATGAAAATGCCGCCCGCGATGTTGGGCGCCAGCGCCGGCTCCAGCTCGCGCGCCTCCTGCGCCGTGAGCTTTTGGGGCTGCCCCAAGCCGAATTCCGCCATCGTCATGTGGTCCCGCCAGCCCGCTTCCAGCATCTCCTCGGTCAAGTAGACGCTGAGCAGGCCCTGCTCGTGCATTTCGAACTGCAGCCCGTCCGCCACGAGCCGGTCGTAGCCCGGATGAGCGTGGATGGACAGGCTGGCCATGGCCTGGCAGCCGCGCCGGTACGCCTCCGCGTTGCAGTACTTGAGAAACTGCGTGAACCATCCCGTCAGCCGCGGCAGCGCCGAAGGCTTGATATACAGGGCGCTGTCGGGCTGCATCATCATTTTGAGCCCTTCCCAGTGCAACCCGGGCGCGGGCAGGGGCAGCGTGCGGGCAGGTATCACCCAGCCGGCGTTGCCAGAGGACGACCCCGACCCCAGCTCGCCCTTGTCGACGACGATGACATCATGCCCGCGCTTGCGCAGTTCGTATGCAATCCAAAGCCCCACGACGCCCGCGCCGACGACCACGATGCGCTTGCCCACGCCCACCGCTCCCCTGGCCCTAGTTCGGGCGCACGACGCCCGCCTCCGTCACGATGACGTCAACGCCGCGGTCATGCGGTTCCGCCGGCAACCGGTCGACCACTTGCAAGCTGAAGGCCCATCCTACTCGCAAGGCCTGCGGCGACAGCCGCGGCAAGAAGCGGTCGTAATAGCCCCCGCCTGTGCCCAGCCGGCGGCCGGCCCGGTCGAAGCCCAGCCCCGGCACGATGACCATCGCCAGCCGCTCCGGTTCCACGGCCGGCGCCGCCTCCGGCGGCTGGGGAATGCCGAAAAACGGCCCCGGCTCCAGTTCCTCCAGGCGCCGCACGTGAGCCGCCTCCATTTCGCCTCGCCGCTTCCGCGTCAGGCGCGGGAAGCACACGTCCACGCCCGCCGCGAGCAGCCGGGCGGCCAAAGGAAACGTCGGCGCCTCCGACCCGACGGCTGCGTACAACATCACATACGGCCTCGCCTCAGCCGCCGCGCTCGCCTGCGCTACCCCGCCGCTCGCGTCCGCGCCCCCCGCCGCCGTGCCCGTAAAGCCCCGGCAAGAAGCCGCCGCCCCCCGCAGCAGTGCCTGCGTTTCCGGCAACGTGAAAAAGTGATCGACCATCCGGGCGGCCCACTCGGCGCGCTGCTCCGGCGGCACCGCGTCACGCCGGGCGCGCAGCAGCCGCCGCCACGCCTGCTTATCCATCGGCGCCCAGCGGCTCCTTCCGGCGCGGCGGCGCCGCGTCGCGAAAATACAGGAACAAGCCGATGCCGCCCAGGATGAGCAAGCCCGCCAGCAGCTGCACCGGCGAGGGGATTTCCCGCAAAATCAGCATGGCGAGCAGCGCCGCGCCCACCGGCTCGCCCAGGACGCTCACGGCCACCACCGACGCGGGCACGTGCTGTAGCGCCCAGTTGAACACCGTGTGGCCGATGAGCTGCGGAATGAAAGCCAAGGCCGCGAACAGCGCCCACTCGCGGGCCGGGTAACCGCCCAGCGGCAGCCGCATGAGCACGGCCAGAGCGCCCAGGACGGCGGCGGCGCCGCCGTAGACGAAAAAGACGTAGACCAGCAACGGCATGCGCGACCGCAGCCGCTGGCCGATGAGCAGATAGCCCGACACGAGAATGGCCGCCAGCAACGCCAGTACGTCGCCGGCCAACTGCCCGCCCTCCTGCTGCGCCGAGTAGGCGCCGGTGAAATAGACGCCGGCCAACGCGATGGCCATCCCCGCCAGCGACGGCAGCGGCACCGTCTCTCGCCAGAGGAGATACGCGAGCAGCATGACCCAGATGGGCTGCGTCGTCACCAGCACCGTCGAGCTGGCCACGCTGGTGAGGCGCAAGGAGACAAACCAAACGGCGTAATGGAGAGCCAGGAAGGCGCCGGACAAAAGGGCCAACGCCACGTCGCGGCGCCGCTCCCGCAGGGCAGAAGCCAGCGCGCCGCGCTCTTTCGCGACGATGAGAGGCGCCAGCGCCAGCCACGCCAGAAAGATGCGATAAAACGCCACCAGGACCGGCGGAGCCGTCGACAGCTTCACGAAAATGGCCGCCGTCGACACCGCCGCCACGCCCAGCGCGATGAACCCGTACACGTTGCGCGGCGTTCCCGCCATCCCCACACCCCGCCCCCGGCGGACCGCCCGCCCGCGCCCAGCCGGCCGGCGTCAGCGCCGGCCCTGCGGCCAGACGATGGACACCGCCGACCGCTCGGGCCGCAGATGCTCCGCCAGCCGGGCATTGACCTGCTCGGGCGTCGCCTCGGCCAGCGCCCGCATGTAGTCAAACAGCGACACGCCCTTGAAGTGGAAGTACAAGAAACTGTTGGCGATGAACTCCAGCGAATCGAACAGCTGCACGAACTCGCCCACCGCCTGGCGCTGCGTGCGCCGGATATCCTCCGCCGGAATGCCTCGTTCCCGCAGCCGCTCCAGGCCGGCCAGAAGCCGCCGGTGCAGCTCCTCCGGGTCCTTCGTTTCCCCGGCGATGATGGTATGGGCGAAATGCCCGCCGCCGACGAAGCGGGCCGAGAAC
Proteins encoded in this region:
- a CDS encoding 16S rRNA methyltransferase; translation: MTEHYYTAKPQAPHRPREVAIELRGRRYVFLTDAGVFSKGRVDPGTRLLIEHLPLPVTGWALDLGCGYGAIGLVIAAESPQAQVLMVDVNERAVELARKNLARNGVRNAQVLVSDGYAAVGDVRFALIASNPPIRAGKRVIYPWVDEAYARLEPGGRLLMVARTSQGAKSLAKKIAEVFGNVTEVAKGSGYRVMEAVRAGA
- a CDS encoding FAD-dependent oxidoreductase yields the protein MGVGKRIVVVGAGVVGLWIAYELRKRGHDVIVVDKGELGSGSSSGNAGWVIPARTLPLPAPGLHWEGLKMMMQPDSALYIKPSALPRLTGWFTQFLKYCNAEAYRRGCQAMASLSIHAHPGYDRLVADGLQFEMHEQGLLSVYLTEEMLEAGWRDHMTMAEFGLGQPQKLTAQEARELEPALAPNIAGGIFIRQARHVDPWTLLNALAQRLAAEGVPLAWRTEVTGFERGGSRVLGVQTSAGTWACDDVVIAAGAWAARVVKPLGYRLPLQAGKGYSLQFSQPNPSLRSAVFLADAKIACTPLKRGTRFAGTIEFSGVNLVLDRQRIAAFQKKIPRYLPDFDGQAEAVPWVGMRPVTPDGLPVIGPVPGWDNAYVASGHSTAGLPLAPATAQRIADMIEGKLMPPGDPFDPARFG
- a CDS encoding 5-formyltetrahydrofolate cyclo-ligase, whose product is MDKQAWRRLLRARRDAVPPEQRAEWAARMVDHFFTLPETQALLRGAAASCRGFTGTAAGGADASGGVAQASAAAEARPYVMLYAAVGSEAPTFPLAARLLAAGVDVCFPRLTRKRRGEMEAAHVRRLEELEPGPFFGIPQPPEAAPAVEPERLAMVIVPGLGFDRAGRRLGTGGGYYDRFLPRLSPQALRVGWAFSLQVVDRLPAEPHDRGVDVIVTEAGVVRPN
- a CDS encoding EamA family transporter, which translates into the protein MAGTPRNVYGFIALGVAAVSTAAIFVKLSTAPPVLVAFYRIFLAWLALAPLIVAKERGALASALRERRRDVALALLSGAFLALHYAVWFVSLRLTSVASSTVLVTTQPIWVMLLAYLLWRETVPLPSLAGMAIALAGVYFTGAYSAQQEGGQLAGDVLALLAAILVSGYLLIGQRLRSRMPLLVYVFFVYGGAAAVLGALAVLMRLPLGGYPAREWALFAALAFIPQLIGHTVFNWALQHVPASVVAVSVLGEPVGAALLAMLILREIPSPVQLLAGLLILGGIGLFLYFRDAAPPRRKEPLGADG